The Nocardioides sp. S-1144 genome includes a region encoding these proteins:
- a CDS encoding NAD(P) transhydrogenase subunit alpha part 2 — MSNDVTWLTYIVLSVFVGIEVISKVSSTLHTPLMSGANAIHGIILLGAILVAGSADGFALVVALVAIVLAAINMVGGFVVTDRMLQMFTRKPPARKPVEGGGA, encoded by the coding sequence ATGAGCAACGACGTCACCTGGCTGACCTACATCGTCCTCAGCGTCTTCGTCGGCATCGAGGTGATCTCCAAGGTCTCCTCGACGCTGCACACCCCGCTCATGTCCGGCGCGAACGCCATCCACGGGATCATCCTGCTCGGCGCGATCCTCGTCGCCGGCAGCGCCGACGGCTTCGCGCTGGTGGTCGCGCTGGTGGCGATCGTGCTCGCGGCGATCAACATGGTCGGCGGGTTCGTGGTGACCGACCGGATGCTGCAGATGTTCACCCGCAAGCCCCCGGCGAGGAAGCCCGTCGAGGGCGGGGGCGCCTGA
- a CDS encoding NAD(P)(+) transhydrogenase (Re/Si-specific) subunit beta codes for MPTWAEVVFLVCAVGFILALKGLSGPRTARTGNLVGAGAAVVACAVPFLYADLDNVVLILVAVAVGTVVGAVGAQRVQMTQMPQMVALFNGVGGGAAALVALLELEHLADAAAVGVDVEVAYLVATAFTILVGAVSFSGSVITFAKLQDLMTSRPVVFPGLPVAFGGVFLAGLVVSGVIVDEPVVWAGVVLAVLGLALGVLLVLPVGGADVPIVISLLNAFTGLTVAAGGYVLQNTVLLVAGTLVGASGTFLTLLMARAMGRSVSNILFGALRGGSTLGAGEASDRPVRSAGPEDVAILLGYADRVIVVPGYGLAVAQAQHTLRELVEVLLARGTEVDYAIHPVAGRMPGHMNVLLAEAQVPYEQLKEMDDINGEFRQTDVVLVVGANDVVNPAARTTPSAPIYGMPILDVDQARQVVFLKRSMRPGFAGIENELLFEPTTTLLFGDAKDTLGKVLAATKAL; via the coding sequence ATGCCGACCTGGGCCGAGGTCGTCTTCCTCGTCTGCGCCGTCGGGTTCATCCTCGCCCTCAAGGGCCTGTCGGGTCCGCGGACGGCGCGCACGGGCAACCTGGTCGGCGCCGGTGCCGCCGTCGTCGCGTGCGCGGTGCCGTTCCTCTACGCCGACCTCGACAACGTCGTGCTCATCCTGGTCGCCGTGGCCGTCGGCACGGTGGTCGGGGCCGTCGGCGCGCAGCGCGTCCAGATGACCCAGATGCCGCAGATGGTCGCGCTGTTCAACGGCGTCGGCGGCGGTGCGGCCGCGCTGGTCGCCCTCCTCGAGCTCGAGCACCTCGCGGACGCCGCCGCGGTCGGCGTCGACGTCGAGGTCGCCTACCTGGTGGCGACGGCGTTCACGATCCTCGTCGGCGCGGTCTCGTTCTCGGGCTCGGTGATCACCTTCGCCAAGCTCCAGGACCTGATGACCTCGCGCCCGGTCGTCTTCCCCGGCCTGCCGGTCGCCTTCGGCGGGGTGTTCCTCGCCGGGCTGGTCGTGTCCGGGGTGATCGTCGACGAGCCGGTGGTGTGGGCCGGCGTCGTGCTCGCCGTGCTCGGCCTGGCGCTCGGCGTCCTGCTGGTGCTGCCGGTCGGCGGCGCCGACGTCCCGATCGTCATCTCGCTGCTCAACGCCTTCACCGGCCTCACCGTCGCCGCCGGCGGCTACGTGCTGCAGAACACCGTGCTCCTCGTCGCCGGCACCCTGGTCGGTGCCTCGGGCACGTTCCTCACGCTGCTGATGGCCAGGGCGATGGGGCGCTCGGTGTCCAACATCCTCTTCGGCGCGCTCCGGGGGGGCTCGACCCTCGGCGCCGGCGAGGCCTCCGACCGGCCGGTGCGCAGCGCCGGGCCCGAGGACGTCGCGATCCTCCTCGGGTACGCCGACCGGGTGATCGTCGTGCCCGGCTACGGCCTGGCCGTGGCCCAGGCGCAGCACACGTTGCGCGAGCTGGTCGAGGTGCTGCTCGCCCGCGGCACCGAGGTCGACTACGCGATCCACCCGGTCGCGGGCCGGATGCCGGGTCACATGAACGTGCTGCTCGCCGAGGCCCAGGTGCCCTACGAGCAGCTCAAGGAGATGGACGACATCAACGGCGAGTTCCGCCAGACCGACGTCGTCCTGGTCGTCGGCGCCAACGACGTCGTCAACCCGGCCGCCCGCACCACGCCGAGCGCGCCGATCTACGGGATGCCGATCCTCGACGTCGACCAGGCGCGCCAGGTGGTCTTCCTCAAGCGCTCGATGCGACCGGGCTTCGCCGGCATCGAGAACGAGCTGCTCTTCGAGCCCACCACGACCCTGCTCTTCGGCGACGCCAAGGACACCCTCGGCAAGGTGCTGGCCGCGACCAAGGCCCTCTGA
- a CDS encoding organic hydroperoxide resistance protein, with the protein MTNTPTKIVYTARASVTGGRAGHARSEDGVLDLDLTAPKETGGPGTGTNPEQLFAVGYGACFQGALGLAAKNAGVDASGSTVDIAVGFGPEGDSFAITADITATIPGVDDAKAQELVEAAHQLCPYSKATRGNVPVTVTGKGA; encoded by the coding sequence ATGACCAACACACCCACGAAGATCGTCTACACCGCCCGCGCCTCCGTCACCGGTGGCCGCGCCGGCCACGCCCGGTCCGAGGACGGCGTCCTGGACCTCGACCTGACCGCCCCGAAGGAGACCGGCGGGCCGGGCACCGGCACGAACCCGGAGCAGCTGTTCGCCGTCGGCTACGGCGCCTGCTTCCAGGGTGCGCTCGGCCTGGCCGCCAAGAACGCCGGCGTCGACGCGTCCGGCTCGACGGTCGACATCGCGGTCGGCTTCGGTCCCGAGGGCGACTCGTTCGCCATCACCGCCGACATCACCGCGACCATCCCGGGCGTCGACGACGCCAAGGCGCAGGAGCTCGTCGAAGCCGCGCACCAGCTCTGCCCCTACTCCAAGGCCACCCGCGGCAACGTCCCCGTCACGGTGACCGGCAAGGGCGCCTGA
- a CDS encoding ABC transporter permease, producing the protein MTLFPDGEETYDVAVVGGASSDLVASGSSIAGSLEDGTELEAQDYDDPAAAEEAVREGDVDAALLATDDGYELVGDGEVEPVLGEALRAAVSQAVTQENAAAQDVDLEALTAGTQVGQRLLDPDAEDAGLRTAASFVFVLLFYVTALTFGMQIASSVTQEKESRVVEILAAAVPIRTLLWGKVIGTSVLAVGQTVLLAAVGVVALLATGNGHALGVVGPAIGWYVVFFVLGFVALAGFWSIAGSLAGRQQDLGATTAPLQMILFAPYLVSVLAGDGVRTVVSMLPIVSTMMMPSRLAEGDVPLWQLGVAILTTVAAAALFVRVGAAVYERTLLQTGRRIGLREALSDARS; encoded by the coding sequence GTGACGCTGTTCCCCGACGGCGAGGAGACCTACGACGTCGCGGTGGTCGGCGGCGCGAGCAGCGACCTGGTGGCCAGCGGGTCGTCGATCGCCGGCTCGCTCGAGGACGGGACCGAGCTCGAGGCCCAGGACTACGACGACCCCGCGGCGGCCGAGGAGGCCGTGCGCGAGGGCGACGTCGACGCCGCCCTGCTCGCCACCGACGACGGCTACGAGCTGGTCGGCGACGGCGAGGTCGAGCCGGTGCTCGGCGAGGCGCTGCGGGCCGCCGTCTCGCAGGCGGTCACCCAGGAGAACGCCGCCGCCCAGGACGTCGACCTGGAGGCCCTCACCGCCGGCACCCAGGTCGGCCAGCGCCTCCTCGACCCCGACGCCGAGGACGCCGGCCTGCGCACGGCGGCGTCGTTCGTGTTCGTGCTGCTGTTCTACGTCACCGCGCTGACGTTCGGGATGCAGATCGCCTCGTCGGTCACGCAGGAGAAGGAGAGCCGGGTCGTGGAGATCCTGGCCGCCGCCGTCCCGATCCGGACGCTGCTGTGGGGCAAGGTCATCGGCACCTCGGTCCTGGCGGTCGGGCAGACCGTGCTGCTCGCCGCGGTCGGCGTCGTCGCGCTGCTCGCGACCGGCAACGGGCACGCGCTCGGCGTCGTCGGCCCGGCGATCGGGTGGTACGTGGTCTTCTTCGTGCTCGGCTTCGTCGCGCTCGCCGGGTTCTGGTCGATCGCCGGCTCGCTGGCCGGGCGCCAGCAGGACCTGGGCGCGACGACGGCGCCGCTGCAGATGATCCTGTTCGCGCCGTACCTGGTCTCGGTGCTGGCCGGCGACGGCGTCAGGACCGTCGTCTCGATGCTGCCGATCGTCTCGACGATGATGATGCCGTCGCGGCTCGCCGAGGGCGACGTCCCGCTGTGGCAGCTCGGGGTCGCGATCCTCACCACGGTGGCCGCGGCCGCGCTGTTCGTGCGGGTGGGGGCGGCGGTCTACGAGCGCACCCTGCTGCAGACCGGGCGCCGGATCGGCCTGCGCGAGGCTCTCTCCGACGCCCGGTCCTGA
- the upp gene encoding uracil phosphoribosyltransferase has protein sequence MRTHVVDHPLVAHKLTVLRDERTDSPTFRNLTDELVTLLAYEATRDVRVVPDDIVTPVAPMTGVTLATPKPLVVPILRAGLGMLDGMMRLLPTAEVGFLGMVRNEETLEAATYAERLPEDLSGRQCYVLDPMLATGGTLAAAIRFLTDRGADDITCICLLAAPEGCDNLERALEGLPVPVTVVTAALDERLNEKGYIVPGLGDAGDRLYGIAG, from the coding sequence ATGCGCACCCACGTCGTCGACCACCCGCTGGTGGCCCACAAGCTCACCGTGCTCCGCGACGAGCGCACCGACTCCCCGACGTTCCGCAACCTCACCGACGAGCTGGTGACCCTGCTGGCCTACGAGGCGACCCGCGACGTGCGCGTCGTCCCCGACGACATCGTGACGCCGGTGGCGCCGATGACCGGCGTGACGCTCGCGACGCCGAAGCCGCTGGTCGTGCCGATCCTGCGGGCCGGGCTCGGGATGCTCGACGGGATGATGCGGCTGCTGCCGACCGCCGAGGTCGGCTTCCTCGGGATGGTGCGCAACGAGGAGACGCTCGAGGCCGCGACGTACGCCGAGCGGCTGCCCGAGGACCTGTCCGGACGCCAGTGCTACGTGCTCGACCCGATGCTGGCGACCGGGGGCACGCTCGCGGCCGCGATCCGCTTCCTCACCGACCGGGGCGCCGACGACATCACCTGCATCTGCCTGCTCGCCGCCCCCGAGGGCTGCGACAACCTCGAGCGCGCCCTCGAGGGCCTGCCGGTGCCGGTCACCGTGGTCACCGCCGCGCTGGACGAGCGGCTGAACGAGAAGGGCTACATCGTGCCCGGCCTCGGCGACGCCGGCGACCGGCTGTACGGCATCGCCGGCTGA
- a CDS encoding tRNA adenosine deaminase-associated protein gives MAETLDEVDFALAAYRDDGAWVVQELAHDLPADVDTLSEALRRFQGDGGAVGLVAIDDDFFLVLRVQAGRTRLLLSDITAAGEWDLAETAVDFLRLPQPDDDDQQAPAGDLDLLADLGLDAVALEAMLDDPDLYPDELLSDVARLLGFGALFDDVVGLAPA, from the coding sequence ATGGCCGAGACCCTCGACGAGGTCGACTTCGCCCTCGCCGCCTACCGCGACGACGGCGCGTGGGTGGTGCAGGAGCTGGCGCACGACCTCCCGGCCGACGTCGACACCCTGAGCGAGGCGCTGCGCCGCTTCCAGGGCGACGGCGGCGCGGTCGGGCTGGTCGCCATCGACGACGACTTCTTCCTCGTCCTGCGGGTCCAGGCCGGGCGCACCCGGCTGCTGCTCTCCGACATCACCGCGGCCGGGGAGTGGGACCTGGCCGAGACCGCCGTCGACTTCCTCCGGCTCCCGCAGCCCGACGACGACGACCAGCAGGCGCCGGCCGGCGACCTCGACCTGCTCGCCGACCTCGGTCTCGACGCCGTCGCCCTCGAGGCGATGCTCGACGACCCCGACCTCTACCCCGACGAGCTGCTCTCCGACGTCGCCCGGCTGCTCGGCTTCGGCGCGCTCTTCGACGACGTCGTCGGCCTCGCCCCGGCCTGA
- a CDS encoding nucleoside deaminase: protein MGAALQEARAALATGDVPIGAVVLGPDAAVLGRGRNVREADQDPTGHAEVVALREAARTLGSWRLGGCTLVVTLEPCTMCAGAAVLARVERVVFAAHDDKAGAVGSLWDVVRDRRLNHRPEVVAGVRAAESVALLTDFFGERR, encoded by the coding sequence ATGGGGGCCGCCCTCCAGGAGGCGCGGGCGGCGCTGGCCACCGGCGACGTGCCGATCGGCGCGGTCGTGCTCGGGCCGGACGCAGCGGTGCTCGGACGCGGCCGCAACGTCCGCGAGGCCGACCAGGACCCCACCGGCCACGCCGAGGTGGTCGCGCTGCGCGAGGCCGCCCGCACGCTCGGCTCCTGGCGGTTGGGCGGGTGCACCCTCGTCGTCACGCTCGAGCCCTGCACCATGTGCGCCGGGGCGGCCGTGCTGGCGCGGGTCGAGCGGGTCGTGTTCGCCGCCCACGACGACAAGGCCGGTGCCGTCGGGTCGCTGTGGGACGTCGTCCGCGACCGCCGGCTCAACCACCGGCCCGAGGTGGTCGCCGGGGTGCGCGCCGCCGAGTCGGTCGCGCTGCTCACGGACTTCTTCGGCGAACGCCGCTGA
- a CDS encoding TIGR03086 family metal-binding protein codes for MSDELDLTPTARELARLVRGTREDQLGHRTPCPAYTVADLVDHVRELTVAFTRAATKEPATGDAAPGGGAARSLDAVREEVAAGLDRLAAAWAEPAAYEGRTWAGPVELSAPEAALVALDEITVHAWDLAVATGQEYAADPAAVEACTGFAASFVPPAGALADDAGLFGPPVAVAEDASPLDRLVGLTGRDPGWGR; via the coding sequence ATGAGCGACGAGCTGGACCTCACCCCCACCGCCCGCGAGCTGGCCCGCCTGGTGCGCGGCACCCGCGAGGACCAGCTGGGGCACCGGACGCCGTGCCCGGCGTACACGGTCGCCGACCTGGTCGACCATGTCCGGGAGCTGACCGTCGCGTTCACCCGCGCCGCGACGAAGGAGCCGGCGACCGGCGACGCCGCACCGGGCGGCGGTGCGGCGCGGTCGCTGGACGCCGTCCGCGAGGAGGTCGCGGCCGGGCTCGACCGGCTCGCCGCCGCCTGGGCCGAGCCGGCGGCGTACGAGGGGCGCACCTGGGCGGGACCGGTCGAGCTGAGCGCGCCGGAGGCCGCCCTCGTCGCCCTCGACGAGATCACCGTGCACGCCTGGGACCTGGCGGTGGCGACGGGTCAGGAGTACGCCGCCGACCCCGCCGCCGTCGAGGCGTGCACCGGCTTCGCGGCCTCGTTCGTGCCTCCCGCGGGCGCCCTCGCCGACGACGCCGGGCTCTTCGGACCCCCGGTCGCGGTGGCCGAGGACGCGAGCCCGCTCGACCGGCTGGTCGGCCTGACCGGTCGCGACCCCGGCTGGGGCCGGTAG